The following DNA comes from Dehalococcoidia bacterium.
CGAGCGGCTGCTGGAGCGCGACTACGACGTCACCATCTACCACACGGGCGCGCACGAGCTTGAGTTCTCGCGCCAGGTCGGCCACATCCACGGCGACCCGCGCGAGAAGGAGAGCGTCCAGAAGGACCTGAAGGGCAGGCGGTTCGACGTGGCGGTGAGCACGTCGGGGCGACTGCGGTACATCGTGGAGGCGCTCGCGGGGCAGGTGCGGAAGCTGGTCGCTGTCACCGGCGAGGGGATATACGAGGGCATTTTCGCGCGCGCCGGCCAGCCCACGCTGCCCGCGCTCATCCCGGAGGACGCCCCCAAGGTGATGGACGCCGAGAAAGACCGCTGGGGCTACATGGTGCGCGTCGGCGAGGAGAAGGTGTGGGAGCTGCACCGCCAGGGCCTCTTCGACGCCACTATCCTGCGCTATCCCTACGTGTACGGCCCGTACGCGTACCACCCCTTCGACTGGTACATCGTGAAGCGCGCGCTGGACAAGCGGCCCCACATCATCCTGGAGGCCGACGGCCTGACGCACCCGCACAGGGGCTACTCGGTGAACCTGGCCCACGCCTGCATGCTGGCCCTTGAGAAGCCGCAGGCCAGCGGCCAGACGTATAATGTGGGCGACGAGCGCGTGCTCTCGCTGCGGCGCATCACGATGGTCATAGCGGAGACGCTGGGCCATGCGTGGGACATGGTGGACATGCCCCTGCGGCTCAGCCCCCGGCGCAACCCGTACGCGCGCGTGCAGCACATCGTCTTCGACCTCAGCAAAATCAAAGGCGAGCTGGGGTACAAAGACGTCGTGCCTGTGGAGGAGGCGACGGCCCGGTACGCGCTCTGGCTGCGCGATCATCCTCCCGCGCCGGGCGGTCTTGAGGAGCAGGCGCTGGGCAAGAGCGCGTTCGACTATGCGGAGGAGGACCGCGCGCTCGCCACGTGGAAGGAGGGGTTGAAGGCGATGGGCGTCTCCTACGAGGACTACATGGCGAGCAAGTCCAAGCCCATCGGATGGCCGCGGGCCTTCCAGGGCGACATGCGGGCGATGTAAGCGGATGTCCATTGGTCAAGAAAGGCGGCGGCGCGCGGGGTGAAAATGCGCGGCGCAAGGGGAAAGATATGACGCCATCCTATGAACGGTTCTCCGGTGTGTGTGCTGTACTGGCCGGTGTCAGTGGCCTGCTCTACTCTATCGCATTTGTCATTCTGCGGGACAACCTTCTGAGCGCGGTCTTCC
Coding sequences within:
- a CDS encoding NAD-dependent epimerase/dehydratase family protein, whose protein sequence is MKALVIGGTGPSGYQIVERLLERDYDVTIYHTGAHELEFSRQVGHIHGDPREKESVQKDLKGRRFDVAVSTSGRLRYIVEALAGQVRKLVAVTGEGIYEGIFARAGQPTLPALIPEDAPKVMDAEKDRWGYMVRVGEEKVWELHRQGLFDATILRYPYVYGPYAYHPFDWYIVKRALDKRPHIILEADGLTHPHRGYSVNLAHACMLALEKPQASGQTYNVGDERVLSLRRITMVIAETLGHAWDMVDMPLRLSPRRNPYARVQHIVFDLSKIKGELGYKDVVPVEEATARYALWLRDHPPAPGGLEEQALGKSAFDYAEEDRALATWKEGLKAMGVSYEDYMASKSKPIGWPRAFQGDMRAM